One Spinacia oleracea cultivar Varoflay chromosome 4, BTI_SOV_V1, whole genome shotgun sequence DNA segment encodes these proteins:
- the LOC130471565 gene encoding uncharacterized protein, with translation MTNNNDLAVVFRLLAEKLAQERTERPDSAGDMFERLAKFKPPYFEGQADPTFIENWIREFEKLFWVVNCPENMKVGQAVLYLKDEADLWWKENGTRLSVVEGFNWDSFVVAMREKFYPPFITKRKAQEFINLGMGSMTMAEYYSKFIALSEFAPEVVATEEIKAQRFEQGLTDEIQLGLGGETFTSLDNVYERTAHIYGLQSIRDEKNVVGEKRKEFNVRENQGNFKRNMNENRNENGNGNFRGGNSQGHNNKSKSERVYHCKKCNNNHPGKDCKGKLVNCHYCQKRGHREFECFTKHRKEQNSNGGGNQVRFNQSGGQNSKPGGAQNNQENYNKPTNDNNQNKTPGKPFMMTRNEAERSADVVHGTFFFFLLILC, from the coding sequence atgaccaacaataatgacctagctgttgtttttcgcctcttggcggaaaaactagcccaggaaagaactgagcgccccgattctgcaggggacatgtttgaaaggcttgcgaaatTTAAGCCACCATATTTCGAGGGGCAAGCAGACCCGACCTTCatagaaaactggattagggagtttgaaaaactattttgggtggtaaactgtcctgaaaatatgaaagtaggtcaagctgtcctttacctaaaagatgaggccgatctatggtggaaagagaatggaactaggctaagtgttgttgaaggatttaattgggactcatttgttgttgcgatgagggaaaagttttatcctcctttcataacaaaacgaaaagcgcaggaattcataaaccttgggatggggagtatgaccatggctgaatattatagcaaatttatagcgctgtcggagtttgcacctgaggttgtagccacagaagaaataaaggctcagaggtttgagcaagggttgaccgatgagatccagttgggattaggtggagaaacctttacatctttagataatgtgtatgAGAGAACCGCTCATATTTACGGTTTACAGTCCATAAGGGacgagaaaaatgttgttggggagaaaagaaaagagtttaatgtccgggaaaaccaagggaatttcaagaggaatatgaatgagaataggaatgaaaatggaaatggaaattttcgaggaggaaacagtcaggggcacaacaataagagtaaatccgagagagtgtatcactgcaagaagtgcaacaataaccaccctgggaaggactgtAAAGGAAAATTGGTGAATTGCCACTATTGTCAAAAAAGGGGGCatagagagtttgagtgcttcactaagcacaggaaggaacaaaatagtaatggaggtgggaaccaagtgaggtttaaccagtctggaggccaaaattcaaagcctggaggggcacaaaacaatcaagagaactataataagcctacAAATGATAACAACCAGAATAAGACTCCGGGCAAACCGTTCATGATgactagaaatgaagctgaacgttctgcagacgtagttcatggtactttttttttttttttattaattttgtgctag
- the LOC110792223 gene encoding glycine-rich cell wall structural protein 1, whose translation MTCSKVFMFLVLGALVCTTCTSARKLLSTSSSFEDEKFFGHGGGLGGGGGFGKGGGVGLGGGAGGGAGYGGGVGAGGGLGGGGGGGLGGGGGGGGGLGGGLGGGAGGGAGFGGGKGGGLGGGAGYGAGGGGGAGGGGGLGGGAGGGGGLGGGGGSGLGGGAGAGGGSGYGAGGGLGGGAGGGGGLGGGAGGGGGLGGGGGLGGGAGGGAGYGAGAGAGGGLGGGAGGGGGLGGGGGGGLGGGSGGGFGGGVGAGSGIGHGFP comes from the coding sequence ATGACTTGTAGCAAAGTATTCATGTTTTTGGTCCTTGGTGCACTAGTATGCACTACTTGTACTAGTGCTAGGAAGCTATTGAGTACCTCTAGTTCTTTCGAAGATGAGAAGTTCTTTGGCCACGGTGGTGGCTTAGGTGGAGGTGGTGGGTTTGGCAAGGGAGGCGGTGTTGGCCTTGGAGGTGGTGCTGGAGGCGGAGCTGGCTATGGAGGCGGTGTTGGGGCTGGTGGGGGTCTTGGTGGCGGAGGTGGTGGAGGTCTTggaggaggtggtggtggtggtggtggactaGGTGGTGGATTAGGCGGAGGAGCAGGTGGTGGTGCGGGTTTCGGTGGTGGTAAAGGTGGTGGACTAGGTGGTGGTGCCGGGTATGGAGcaggaggtggaggtggagctggtggtggtggtggactaGGTGGAGGAGCGGGTGGAGGTGGAGGgcttggtggtggtggcggtagTGGACTAGGTGGTGGGGCTGGTGCAGGCGGAGGTTCCGGGTATGGAGCTGGTGGTGGATTAGGTGGAGGagctggtggtggtggtggactaGGTGGAGGagctggtggtggtggaggacttggtggtggtggtggactaGGTGGAGGAGCAGGTGGTGGTGCTGGATATGGAGCAGGAGCTGGAGCTGGAGGAGGATTAGGTGGAGGAgcaggtggtggtggagggcttggtggtggaggtggtggcGGCCTTGGTGGTGGTTCAGGCGGTGGATTTGGTGGAGGTGTTGGTGCTGGTAGTGGAATAGGACATGGATTCCCTTGA